The proteins below are encoded in one region of Lactuca sativa cultivar Salinas chromosome 3, Lsat_Salinas_v11, whole genome shotgun sequence:
- the LOC111890107 gene encoding G-type lectin S-receptor-like serine/threonine-protein kinase At2g19130 yields MSFTQTQSFGRFLVLLCFSLTITISSGATTISVNQPLSGDYTIISEGEQFELGFFKPGNSANYYIGIWYKKIKSNPLSIVWVANRETPVSDRFRSELKIIDGNLVLLNESKSQIWSTNVSTTTTLKSAIAVILDDGNLVLREGTSNSVEPAVWQSFDHPTHTWLPGAKLGYDKRTKKSQRLTSWRSKEDPAVGLFSAELHPSGKEYVFKWNGSQQYWTSGAWDGKAFYLVPETRLDYNYIYSYHENVNESYFIYSVYDPSIISLFILDVSGTIQQLAWSENNKELNLIWFEPKTQCEVYALCGSFGICRQSGSPFCNCLTGFNPRSESDWNQSDFSSGCVRKTDLQCGRNMEKQDFLKIRVKNLPPNNSVAVGSAGECRTTCLNDCLCNAYSFVAAQCLVWDGNLLNLSEDDGSGNTIYIKVASKDLPRPKKSNNLIVVVGVVGGVVLFLVVVLVLIYRKKRVSLSVGKTTMEGLLVAFVYKDLQIATKNFSDKLGEGGFGSVFKGVLHDSSIVAVKKLESISQGEKQFRSEVSTIGTIQHVNLVRLRGFCAEGKNKLLVYDYMANGSLDTHLFRGKQVLNWERRYQIALGTARGLVYLHDKCRDCIIHCDIKPDNILVDANFHPKIADFGLAKLVGRDFSRVLTTTRGSMGYLAPEWISGVPVTAKADVYSYGMMLFELVHGKRNVMHCEYSSNTFYPGLVSSVLMKGGDILSLLDSRLNREACVEQVTKICKVACWCIQDEAESRPAMSLVERILEGVSDVSMPPIPQIVNLFVENTGDVVFFTDSPSKECSLAQSNSTGGEPNRRVHHLKDQLLKVESGKQQGDS; encoded by the exons ATGAGCTTCACACAAACTCAGAGTTTCGGAAGGTTTCTGGTGCTCCTGTGTTTCTCTTTGACCATAACAATCTCATCTGGAGCCACCACCATTTCTGTGAACCAGCCTCTGTCTGGAGACTACACAATAATATCTGAAGGTGAACAATTTGAGCTGGGTTTCTTCAAACCAGGTAACTCTGCCAACTATTACATAGGCATTTGGTATAAGAAGATCAAGTCCAATCCTCTTTCCATAGTTTGGGTGGCAAACAGAGAAACACCCGTCTCTGATAGATTCCGTTCAGAACTAAAAATCATTGATGGTAATTTGGTGCTCTTGAATGAGTCCAAGTCCCAGATTTGGTCCACAAAtgtctccaccaccaccactttGAAGTCTGCAATAGCTGTTATTCTTGATGATGGTAACTTAGTTTTGAGAGAAGGTACTTCAAATTCAGTTGAACCTGCAGTTTGGCAAAGTTTTGACCATCCAACTCATACTTGGTTGCCTGGTGCTAAACTTGGTTATGATAAAAGAACTAAAAAGAGCCAGCGTCTTACATCATGGAGAAGCAAGGAAGATCCTGCTGTAGGACTCTTCTCAGCTGAACTTCATCCGTCAGGTAAAGAGTACGTATTCAAGTGGAATGGCTCCCAACAATACTGGACAAGTGGGGCTTGGGATGGGAAAGCATTTTATTTAGTACCGGAAACAAGGTTGGATTACAATTACATATACAGCTACCATGAAAATGTTAACGAGAGTTACTTCATTTATTCTGTGTATGATCCTTCCATTATATCTTTATTTATATTAGATGTTTCTGGTACAATTCAGCAATTAGCATGGTCGGAAAATAATAAAGAGTTGAATTTAATTTGGTTTGAACCTAAAACGCAGTGTGAGGTCTACGCATTATGTGGGTCTTTTGGGATTTGCAGGCAGTCTGGATCACCTTTTTGTAATTGCTTGACTGGCTTCAATCCTAGATCAGAGAGTGATTGGAATCAGAGTGATTTCTCCAGTGGATGTGTGAGAAAAACCGATTTGCAGTGTGGGAGAAACATGGAAAAGCAAGATTTTCTCAAGATTAGAGTCAAGAATCTGCCTCCAAATAACTCTGTAGCAGTTGGGAGTGCTGGAGAATGTCGTACCACCTGTTTGAATGATTGCTTGTGTAATGCTTACTCTTTTGTCGCTGCTCAATGTTTAGTTTGGGATGGAAATCTGTTGAACCTCTCAGAAGACGATGGTAGTGGGAATACAATCTACATTAAAGTTGCTTCTAAGGATCTTCCTCGTCCTAAGAAGAGTAATAATctgattgttgttgttggggtGGTGGGAGGTGTGGTTCTTTTCTTGGTTGTAGTTTTGGTTTTAATCTATAGaaaaaagagggtatcattatcGGTGGGAAAGACGACAATGGAGGGTTTGCTGGTGGCGTTTGTCTACAAAGATTTGCAAATAGCCACCAAAAATTTCTCGGACAAATTGGGAGAAGGTGGTTTTGGTTCCGTTTTCAAAGGGGTACTGCATGATTCGTCGATTGTGGCAGTGAAAAAGCTTGAAAGCATCAGCCAAGGAGAGAAGCAGTTCAGGAGTGAAGTCAGCACAATCGGTACTATCCAACACGTTAATCTTGTACGTCTTCGTGGGTTTTGTGCTGAAGGTAAAAATAAGTTGTTGGTTTATGATTACATGGCAAATGGTTCACTAGATACCCATCTTTTCCGTGgaaaacaagttttaaactggGAAAGGAGGTATCAGATTGCACTTGGAACTGCAAGAGGGTTGGTTTATCTTCATGACAAGTGCAGAGACTGCATCATTCACTGTGACATAAAGCCAGATAACATTCTTGTAGATGCTAATTTCCATCCAAAAATTGCTGATTTTGGGCTGGCAAAGCTTGTTGGTAGGGACTTTAGTAGGGTGTTAACAACTACAAGGGGGTCAATGGGGTATCTAGCGCCAGAATGGATATCAGGGGTGCCTGTCACAGCTAAAGCAGATGTTTATAGCTATGGAATGATGCTTTTTGAGTTAGTCCATGGAAAGCGAAATGTCATGCATTGTGAATATTCAAGCAATACATTCTACCCAGGTTTGGTTTCAAGTGTTCTTATGAAGGGAGGTGATATCCTTAGCCTGCTAGACAGTAGGTTGAACAGGGAAGCTTGTGTTGAACAAGTGACaaaaatttgcaaagttgcatgttgGTGTATCCAAGATGAGGCAGAGAGTAGGCCTGCCATGAGTCTGGTGGAACGGATTCTTGAAGGGGTCTCAGACGTGAGCATGCCTCCAATCCcccaaattgtgaatttatttgtTGAGAACACGGGGGATGTTGTTTTCTTCACTGATTCACCCTCAAAAGAGTGTTCATTAGCACAGAGCAATTCTACGGGTGGTGAACCCAATCGAAGAGTTCATCATCTTAAAG ATCAGTTGTTGAAAGTTGAAAGTGGGAAGCAGCAAGGAGATTCGTGA